In one Gossypium hirsutum isolate 1008001.06 chromosome D09, Gossypium_hirsutum_v2.1, whole genome shotgun sequence genomic region, the following are encoded:
- the LOC107931460 gene encoding uncharacterized protein produces the protein MSTAYYNDIAMQAKQNDKRDQEQLSGFIFMCNARTKTQCYMYRVFGLPAGKLDVVEKIKPGMKLFLFDFEMKLLYGTYEATSVGTLHLEQSAFNGRFPAQVRFKIYSACLPLHESSFRRAIENNYQKGFKFKQELNKQQVGSLLSMFRPLTTPVPGSMQPMLLQPVENQLRLTFPKDSFPQILESQKFQQTRLQQGICHPMDPNVTGLQLSYVQPVSEPSDIQHHVPFPEQHYFGSTENMGHSHPTMVKQVYLTQNHQYYMADVKQPYAVGNPTQTMPDQYNSYGTMGINQQLSMGNIYQYALKREGETVQQQDSAIQYYNPNTSHVVTHATPSVMSYMPTMGVPEVANQTLPLGYLHPFPTRH, from the exons ATGTCTACCGCATATTACAATGATATTGCCATGCAGGCAAAACAAAATGATAAGCGTGACCAAGAGCAGCTTTCAGGTTTTATATTTATGTGCAATGCAAGAACAAAAACACAGTGCTACATGTACCGTGTTTTTGGTCTTCCTGCTGGAAAATTGGATGTTGTAGAGAAAATCAAGCCAGGCATGAAGCTGTTTCTGTTTGATTTCGAAATGAAGCTTCTTTATGGTACATATGAGGCAACCTCTGTTGGAACATTGCACCTGGAACAATCTGCTTTCAATGGGAGGTTTCCTGCCCAG GTGAGGTTCAAGATCTATAGTGCTTGTTTACCTTTGCATGAGAGTTCCTTTAGACGTGCCATTGAAAATAACTACCAGAAGGGTTTCAAGTTCAAGCAAGAACTCAACAAGCAGCAG GTGGGGAGTCTATTGTCAATGTTTCGGCCTTTGACAACACCAGTGCCTGGTTCTATGCAGCCTATGCTACTTCAACCTGTGGAAAATCAATTGAGGCTAACTTTTCCAAAGGATTCATTTCCACAAATCTTAGAGTCTCAAAAGTTTCAGCAGACCAGGCTTCAGCAAGGCATATGCCATCCAATGGATCCAAATGTAACTGGGTTGCAACTCAGTTATGTCCAACCAGTTTCAGAACCTTCTGATATTCAACATCATGTTCCTTTTCCAGAGCAGCATTATTTTGGATCCACTGAAAACATGGGCCATTCTCATCCAACTATGGTAAAACAAGTTTATTTGACACAAAATCATCAATATTATATGGCAGATGTTAAGCAGCCATATGCAGTTGGAAACCCTACCCAAACTATGCCAGACCAGTATAACAG CTATGGCACAATGGGAATTAATCAACAGCTCAGCATGGGGAATATTTATCAGTACGCATTAAAGCGAGAGGGGGAAACTGTTCAGCAGCAGGACAGTGCTATCCAGTACTATAATCCCAACACGTCACATGTAGTCACTCATGCAACTCCGTCAGTGATGTCATATATGCCAACAATGGGAGTACCCGAAGTGGCAAACCAGACTCTTCCCCTTGGTTATTTACATCCCTTTCCAACTCGTCATTGA